In Rhinopithecus roxellana isolate Shanxi Qingling chromosome 16, ASM756505v1, whole genome shotgun sequence, a single genomic region encodes these proteins:
- the HDHD3 gene encoding haloacid dehalogenase-like hydrolase domain-containing protein 3 has protein sequence MAHRLQIRLLTWDVKDTLIRLRHPLGEEYATKARAHGLEVEPSALEQGFRQAYRAQSHSFPNYGLSQGLTSRQWWLDVVLQTFHLAGVQDAQAVAPIAEQLYDDFSRPCTWQVLDGAEDTLKECRSRGLRLSVISNFDQRLEGILGGLGLREHFDFVLTSEAAGWPKPDPRIFQEALRLAHMEPVVTAHVGDNYLCDYQGPRAVGMHSFLVVDPQALDPVVRDSVPKEHILPSLAHLLPALDCLEGSSPGL, from the coding sequence ATGGCACACCGGCTGCAGATACGACTGCTGACATGGGATGTGAAGGACACGCTGATCAGGCTCCGCCACCCCTTAGGGGAGGAATATGCCACCAAGGCCCGGGCCCATGGGCTGGAGGTGGAGCCCTCAGCCCTGGAACAAGGCTTCAGACAGGCGTACAGGGCCCAGAGCCACAGCTTCCCCAACTACGGTCTGAGCCAAGGCCTCACCTCCCGCCAGTGGTGGCTGGACGTGGTCCTGCAGACCTTCCACCTGGCAGGTGTCCAGGATGCTCAGGCTGTAGCCCCCATCGCTGAACAGCTGTATGACGACTTCAGCCGCCCCTGCACCTGGCAGGTGTTAGATGGGGCTGAGGACACCCTGAAGGAGTGCCGCTCACGGGGTCTGAGGTTGTCAGTGATCTCCAACTTTGACCAACGGCTAGAGGGCATCCTGGGGGGCCTTGGCCTGCGTGAACACTTCGACTTTGTGCTGACCTCTGAGGCTGCTGGCTGGCCCAAGCCAGACCCCCGCATTTTCCAGGAGGCTTTGCGGCTTGCTCATATGGAACCGGTAGTGACAGCCCATGTTGGGGATAATTACCTCTGCGATTACCAGGGGCCTCGGGCTGTGGGCATGCACAGCTTCCTGGTGGTTGACCCACAGGCACTGGACCCCGTAGTCAGGGATTCTGTACCTAAAGAACACATCCTCCCCTCTCTGGCCCATCTCCTGCCTGCCCTTGACTGCCTAGAGGGCTCAAGCCCAGGGCTTTGA